A region from the Andrena cerasifolii isolate SP2316 chromosome 9, iyAndCera1_principal, whole genome shotgun sequence genome encodes:
- the Sau gene encoding Golgi phosphoprotein 3 homolog sauron has product MNRTNGLVQRRRVVNSSSSSSLGQNGSNDAGHNDNLSGHGTDTDRSMQRDLNSNSTIDDDSDKETRLTLMEEILLLGLKDKEGYTSFWNDCISSGLRGCILAELGFRGRVELEKAGMRKKGLLVRKLLLKNDAPTGDVLLDEALKHLKETDPPETVPSWIEYLSGETWNPLKLRYQLKNVRERLAKNLVEKGVLTTEKQNFLVFDMTTHPLTDNLAKSRVVKKIQEAVLSRWVNDAGRMDRRTLALVILAHAADVLENAFAPLSDDDYEIAMRRVRTLLDLDFEAEAAKPNANPVLWAVFAAFTK; this is encoded by the exons ATGAATCGCACTAACGGGCTGGTGCAACGACGACGTGTGGTTAACAGCAGCAGTAGCAGCAGTCTAGGCCAGAACGGCTCGAACGATGCTGGCCACAACGACAATCTGTCGGGCCATGGGACGGACACAGATCGTTCCATGCAGAGGGATCTCAATTCAAACTCCACGATCGACGACGACTCTGACAAAGAGACACGGTTGACACTCATGGAGGAAATTCTGTTACTCGGATTGAAGGACAAGGAG GGATACACCTCGTTTTGGAACGACTGCATAAGTTCTGGGTTACGTGGTTGCATCTTGGCGGAACTCGGATTCCGTGGTCGGGTGGAATTAGAGAAGGCGGGCATGCGTAAGAAGGGTCTATTGGTGAGGAAACTGTTACTGAAGAATGATGCGCCGACAGGAGATGTATTGTTAGACGAAGCCCTCAAGCATTTAAAGGAAACCGATCCGCCTGAAACTGTTCCTAGTTGGATCGAGTATCTCAGCG GGGAGACATGGAACCCGCTCAAATTGAGATACCAGTTGAAAAATGTTAGAGAAAGATTAGCAAAGAATCTCGTCGAAAAGGGAGTTCTAACGACAGAAAAACAGAATTTCTTAGTCTTTGATATGACAACGCATCCTCTTACTGACAACCTTGCCAAAAGCCGCGTTGTAAAGAAG ATTCAAGAAGCCGTGTTAAGCCGCTGGGTTAACGATGCTGGCCGTATGGACAGGCGAACATTAGCTTTAGTCATTTTAGCTCATGCAGCTGATGTATTAGAAAATGCATTTGCACCACTTTCAGATGATGATTATGAAATAGCGATGCGACGGGTACGGACATTGCTGGATCTTGATTTCGAAGCAGAAGCCGCTAAACCTAACGCTAATCCGGTTCTTTGGGCCGTATTTGCTGCATTCACTAAGTAA
- the LOC143373564 gene encoding damage-control phosphatase ARMT1 isoform X1, producing the protein MRHYHCLTIADFKLHAQLTVIYCSLAVVTSIDTKTMLMLQRSGSIDIQGLQDIWTPFGVPLAGVYKRSFAYVTIKDRLPVILTKIVDTLSRNKDNIAQQYGENASEDIKQIVGFISKLKNEMVTNKTLKPLRLLPNAIDNDAEEWNKYLMKRSQIEAGTPTWFNTAWLYCECYLYRALVQEFVLTKCLHDYDPFEEQKRSAFTNSQISIKALCTYTTNLAQRAEALSVAETKEELFKFLKLTLWGNKCDLSLSAGAEVSQSGNPVEVLKSLDKDILVNNSEFVWNLLRTRDANNTVVVDIILDNAGYELFTDLCLATFLVAQKLAGKVRFYVKHYPWYVSDTMTKDFHWTIDYMNNSSNKDLQELGKLARNHLKNNVWTVEEESYWTGPYDFAGMKEHDPALYAKLSEAKLAIFKGDLNYRKLVGDINWEYTTEFTTALRGFQPTNVLSLRTVKSDVCAGLPSGVADDLFRADESWMFTGQYGLIQTTMAETCQCPNRTC; encoded by the exons ATGCGACATTATCATTGTCTAACCATTGCAGATTTCAAGCTACATGCACAGCTGACTGTGATCTACTGTAGTCTAGCTGTGGTAACGAGCATAGATACGAAGACCATGTTGATGCTCCAGAGATCGGGTTCGATAGACATACAAGGCTTGCAGGATATATGGACACCTTTTGGGGTACCTTTGGCGGGGGTCTACAAACG GAGCTTTGCTTATGTAACGATCAAGGATAGATTGCCAGTAATTTTAACCAAAATAGTTGATACTCTGAGCCGTAACAAGGATAATATCGCACAGCAATATGGGGAG AATGCCTCTGAAGATATTAAGCAGATAGTAGGATTTATTAGTAAACTGAAAAATGAAATGGTTACAAATAAAACTTTAAAGCCTCTGAGATTACTGCCCAATGCAATAGACAATGATGCCGAAGAGTGGAACAAGTATCTAATGAAAAGGAGCCAAATAGAAGCCGGCACGCCAACATGGTTTAACACAGCCTGGCTGTACTGCGAATGTTACTTGTATCGGGCACTTGTACAGGAGTTTGTTCTCAC GAAATGTCTGCACGACTATGATCCTTTCGAGGAACAGAAGCGAAGCGCATTTACCAATTCACAGATCAGTATAAAAGCCCTTTGTACTTATACGACGAATCTCGCGCAAAGAGCAGAGGCTTTATCAGTGGCTGAGACTAAGGAAGAACTGTTTAAGTTTCTAAAACTAACTCTCTGGGGCAACAA GTGTGATTTATCACTAAGTGCAGGAGCAGAAGTTAGTCAAAGTGGCAATCCTGTAGAAGTTTTGAAGTCATTAGACAAAGATATTCTTGTAAATAACTCGGAATTTGTTTGGAATCTACTAAGAACGAGAGACGCGAATAATACAGTTGTTGTAGATATAATACTCGACAATGCAGGTTACGAGCTTTTCACTGATCTATGTTTAGCAACGTTTCTAGTGGCTCAGAAACTTGCTGGGAAAGTCAGGTTTTACGTGAAACATTATCCGTGGTATGTCAGTGATACAATGACAAAGGACTTCCATTGGACTATAGACTATATGAACAATTCATCGAACAAAGACTTACAAGAATTAGGGAAACTAGCAAGGAATCACTTGAAGAACAATGTCTGGACTGTTGAG GAAGAGTCCTATTGGACAGGACCTTACGATTTTGCAGGGATGAAAGAACATGATCCAGCATTGTATGCAAAGTTATCGGAAGCTAAACTAGCAATATTTAAGGGCGATTTAAATTATAGGAAATTAGTTGGTGATATAAACTGGGAATATACAACAGAATTTACTACAGCACTAAGAGGCTTCCAACCAACAAATGTTCTTAGCTTGAGGACAGTCAAATCAGATGTTTGTGCTGGTTTGCCATCTGGTGTAGCAGATGATTTATTTAGGGCAGACGAAAGTTGGATGTTTACTGGACAATACGGACTCATCCAAACAACTATGGCTGAAACTTGCCAGTGTCCTAATCGAACGTGTTAA
- the LOC143373564 gene encoding damage-control phosphatase ARMT1 isoform X2, giving the protein MLMLQRSGSIDIQGLQDIWTPFGVPLAGVYKRSFAYVTIKDRLPVILTKIVDTLSRNKDNIAQQYGENASEDIKQIVGFISKLKNEMVTNKTLKPLRLLPNAIDNDAEEWNKYLMKRSQIEAGTPTWFNTAWLYCECYLYRALVQEFVLTKCLHDYDPFEEQKRSAFTNSQISIKALCTYTTNLAQRAEALSVAETKEELFKFLKLTLWGNKCDLSLSAGAEVSQSGNPVEVLKSLDKDILVNNSEFVWNLLRTRDANNTVVVDIILDNAGYELFTDLCLATFLVAQKLAGKVRFYVKHYPWYVSDTMTKDFHWTIDYMNNSSNKDLQELGKLARNHLKNNVWTVEEESYWTGPYDFAGMKEHDPALYAKLSEAKLAIFKGDLNYRKLVGDINWEYTTEFTTALRGFQPTNVLSLRTVKSDVCAGLPSGVADDLFRADESWMFTGQYGLIQTTMAETCQCPNRTC; this is encoded by the exons ATGTTGATGCTCCAGAGATCGGGTTCGATAGACATACAAGGCTTGCAGGATATATGGACACCTTTTGGGGTACCTTTGGCGGGGGTCTACAAACG GAGCTTTGCTTATGTAACGATCAAGGATAGATTGCCAGTAATTTTAACCAAAATAGTTGATACTCTGAGCCGTAACAAGGATAATATCGCACAGCAATATGGGGAG AATGCCTCTGAAGATATTAAGCAGATAGTAGGATTTATTAGTAAACTGAAAAATGAAATGGTTACAAATAAAACTTTAAAGCCTCTGAGATTACTGCCCAATGCAATAGACAATGATGCCGAAGAGTGGAACAAGTATCTAATGAAAAGGAGCCAAATAGAAGCCGGCACGCCAACATGGTTTAACACAGCCTGGCTGTACTGCGAATGTTACTTGTATCGGGCACTTGTACAGGAGTTTGTTCTCAC GAAATGTCTGCACGACTATGATCCTTTCGAGGAACAGAAGCGAAGCGCATTTACCAATTCACAGATCAGTATAAAAGCCCTTTGTACTTATACGACGAATCTCGCGCAAAGAGCAGAGGCTTTATCAGTGGCTGAGACTAAGGAAGAACTGTTTAAGTTTCTAAAACTAACTCTCTGGGGCAACAA GTGTGATTTATCACTAAGTGCAGGAGCAGAAGTTAGTCAAAGTGGCAATCCTGTAGAAGTTTTGAAGTCATTAGACAAAGATATTCTTGTAAATAACTCGGAATTTGTTTGGAATCTACTAAGAACGAGAGACGCGAATAATACAGTTGTTGTAGATATAATACTCGACAATGCAGGTTACGAGCTTTTCACTGATCTATGTTTAGCAACGTTTCTAGTGGCTCAGAAACTTGCTGGGAAAGTCAGGTTTTACGTGAAACATTATCCGTGGTATGTCAGTGATACAATGACAAAGGACTTCCATTGGACTATAGACTATATGAACAATTCATCGAACAAAGACTTACAAGAATTAGGGAAACTAGCAAGGAATCACTTGAAGAACAATGTCTGGACTGTTGAG GAAGAGTCCTATTGGACAGGACCTTACGATTTTGCAGGGATGAAAGAACATGATCCAGCATTGTATGCAAAGTTATCGGAAGCTAAACTAGCAATATTTAAGGGCGATTTAAATTATAGGAAATTAGTTGGTGATATAAACTGGGAATATACAACAGAATTTACTACAGCACTAAGAGGCTTCCAACCAACAAATGTTCTTAGCTTGAGGACAGTCAAATCAGATGTTTGTGCTGGTTTGCCATCTGGTGTAGCAGATGATTTATTTAGGGCAGACGAAAGTTGGATGTTTACTGGACAATACGGACTCATCCAAACAACTATGGCTGAAACTTGCCAGTGTCCTAATCGAACGTGTTAA